From a region of the Bradyrhizobium sp. KBS0727 genome:
- a CDS encoding MarR family winged helix-turn-helix transcriptional regulator, translating to MVSSFYKYAMSEIEELAQAGADDAGRHGQLPLWSRVGYLIRRLHQIHSAIFVEECREFGITPVQYGLLTALHYFPGSDQVSLGREVGIDRTNVADVLERLSERGLVRRERSAHDKRSKIAFLTPAGETILEQGRASMMRAQDRILAPLAPPFRPAFLAVLTQLIDGNSQSVPSESGFDVERRRRKRSHAPGDAED from the coding sequence GTGGTCAGTTCGTTTTATAAATATGCCATGAGCGAAATCGAGGAGCTGGCGCAGGCTGGGGCGGACGACGCGGGTCGCCACGGACAGTTGCCGCTGTGGTCGCGGGTGGGCTATCTGATCCGCCGCCTGCACCAGATTCACTCGGCCATTTTCGTGGAAGAATGTCGCGAGTTCGGCATCACTCCGGTCCAGTATGGCCTGCTGACGGCCCTGCATTACTTCCCCGGCAGCGATCAGGTGAGCCTCGGCCGCGAGGTCGGGATCGACCGCACCAACGTCGCGGATGTGCTTGAGCGGCTTTCGGAAAGAGGCCTGGTGCGGCGCGAGCGCAGCGCACACGATAAGCGCTCAAAAATAGCCTTTCTCACGCCCGCCGGCGAAACCATCCTCGAGCAGGGCCGGGCCAGCATGATGCGTGCGCAGGACCGCATCCTGGCCCCGCTGGCGCCGCCGTTTCGCCCGGCATTTCTAGCGGTGCTGACCCAGTTGATCGACGGAAACAGCCAGTCCGTTCCCTCGGAGTCGGGGTTCGATGTCGAGCGTCGGCGGCGAAAAAGGTCGCACGCCCCGGGCGACGCCGAAGACTGA
- a CDS encoding ABC transporter substrate-binding protein has protein sequence MRASATFVLSALTTVAAMISTFANAAETLRVRLDWTPWGDQAPFHLAMKKGWFAKHGLDVQIEDGNGSVSTVQIVGNGAYDLGHASLATMAIARAKGLPVKAVAGFIRQNDIGLMVGKDSGINSPKDLRGKKLTFTAGSLETPFLDRFIAAGGLTRGEVELTNVDAANKGSLYMSGSVDGAFSSAPFMQPIFDRQRPTKTIRFADYGLEFPSFGLFTTEATIAAKPNQIRRFASVVAGAWQYILDGHEAEGVQAIIDARPQAKLNADVLREQIEILRGLVSTPATAGKPIGIMADADWAKALDTLQQGKLVERVEAPGAYYTNSFIDEALVREIAHGGE, from the coding sequence ATGCGAGCAAGCGCCACCTTTGTTCTCAGCGCACTGACGACGGTCGCTGCGATGATTTCCACCTTCGCGAACGCAGCCGAGACGCTGCGTGTGCGCCTTGACTGGACCCCCTGGGGTGACCAGGCGCCGTTTCACCTGGCCATGAAAAAGGGCTGGTTCGCCAAACACGGCCTCGATGTCCAGATCGAAGACGGCAACGGCTCGGTCTCGACCGTGCAGATCGTCGGCAATGGCGCCTATGATCTTGGCCATGCATCGCTCGCCACCATGGCGATCGCGCGCGCCAAAGGCTTGCCGGTCAAGGCGGTCGCGGGCTTTATCCGTCAGAACGACATCGGTCTGATGGTTGGCAAGGACAGCGGCATCAATTCTCCGAAGGATTTGCGGGGCAAGAAGCTCACCTTCACGGCCGGTTCGCTCGAAACTCCGTTTCTGGATCGCTTCATCGCCGCCGGCGGTTTGACGCGCGGCGAAGTGGAATTGACCAACGTCGACGCCGCCAACAAAGGCAGCCTTTATATGTCCGGCAGCGTCGATGGCGCGTTTTCGTCGGCGCCTTTCATGCAGCCGATCTTCGATCGCCAGCGCCCGACCAAGACCATCCGGTTCGCCGATTACGGCCTGGAGTTTCCAAGCTTCGGTCTGTTCACGACCGAGGCGACGATCGCCGCGAAACCAAATCAGATTCGCAGGTTTGCAAGCGTCGTCGCGGGCGCGTGGCAATACATACTGGATGGTCACGAGGCCGAAGGCGTTCAGGCCATCATCGATGCGCGTCCCCAGGCAAAATTGAACGCCGACGTTTTGCGCGAGCAGATCGAAATTCTGCGCGGCCTGGTTTCAACGCCGGCAACCGCCGGCAAGCCCATCGGCATCATGGCGGATGCCGATTGGGCCAAGGCGCTCGACACCCTGCAGCAGGGCAAGTTGGTCGAGCGTGTCGAGGCGCCGGGCGCCTATTACACCAATAGTTTTATTGACGAAGCGCTGGTCAGGGAGATCGCACATGGCGGCGAGTGA
- a CDS encoding ABC transporter ATP-binding protein translates to MAASEQRVSTLPFVPHAVAPRAMISAQGVQKRYGGANGLLALESVTLDIAEGEFVSLLGPSGCGKSTFLRCLAGLERPTGGSLLLDGAPIDGPPEKLGIAFQRDALLDWFSILENALLPADFGGYDKKVCEPRARELLAMVGLKDFVDVYPSALSGGMRQRAAICRSLLLKPRLLLMDEPFGALDALTRDQLNVDLHHLWQQQRMTVGFVTHSISEAVFLSTRIVVFSGRPGKIAEDIRVDLPDDRKLAVRDTPDFIRYTHHIRGLFEKMGLIHD, encoded by the coding sequence ATGGCGGCGAGTGAGCAGCGTGTGTCGACACTGCCGTTCGTCCCCCATGCGGTGGCGCCGCGGGCGATGATTTCCGCACAGGGCGTGCAGAAGCGCTATGGCGGCGCCAACGGCCTGCTTGCGCTCGAAAGCGTCACGCTCGATATCGCCGAAGGCGAATTCGTCAGCCTGCTCGGCCCGAGCGGCTGCGGCAAAAGCACGTTTCTGCGGTGTCTGGCCGGACTGGAACGCCCTACCGGTGGTTCGTTGCTACTCGACGGTGCGCCGATCGATGGGCCGCCGGAAAAGCTCGGTATCGCCTTTCAGCGCGACGCACTGCTCGACTGGTTCTCGATTCTGGAGAACGCGTTGCTGCCGGCCGACTTCGGCGGCTACGACAAGAAGGTCTGCGAGCCGCGTGCGCGTGAACTGCTGGCGATGGTCGGGTTGAAGGATTTCGTCGATGTCTATCCCAGCGCCTTGTCGGGCGGAATGCGGCAGCGCGCTGCGATCTGCCGCTCGCTGCTACTGAAGCCACGTCTTTTGCTGATGGACGAGCCGTTCGGCGCGCTCGACGCCCTGACGCGCGACCAGTTGAATGTGGATCTGCACCACCTCTGGCAACAGCAGCGCATGACCGTCGGCTTCGTGACGCATTCGATTTCGGAAGCCGTATTTCTGTCGACGCGTATCGTGGTTTTCAGTGGCCGCCCCGGCAAGATCGCCGAAGACATTCGCGTCGACCTTCCCGACGATCGCAAGCTCGCGGTGCGCGATACGCCGGATTTCATTCGCTACACCCATCACATTCGCGGCCTGTTCGAAAAAATGGGCCTGATTCATGACTGA
- a CDS encoding ABC transporter permease has product MQSTNRLARFGVPLLGAVAFLLIWEVASRLGAIKPVILPAPSAIARELADAPMWFAEQAFFTIGVALLGFAVAIVLGVAFAVAIVEWPLLDQLLFPLFVALNSVPKVAIAPLFIIWFGTGAEPKIAIASLIAIFAIVIDTALGLRSVPPDQLDLAKALRGSRLKVLLRIKMYCALPHMFAGFKVALSLSLVGAIVGEFVSSQKGLGFAILTAQGSFDTPRVFAAIFILSVLGVGLIGALDFVERLALPWHYKNRQASGH; this is encoded by the coding sequence ATGCAATCGACAAATCGCTTGGCCCGTTTTGGTGTTCCGCTGCTGGGCGCAGTCGCCTTTCTGCTGATCTGGGAAGTTGCCTCGCGGCTGGGGGCCATCAAGCCGGTTATTCTTCCGGCACCCTCGGCGATTGCCCGCGAGCTCGCCGATGCGCCGATGTGGTTCGCGGAGCAGGCTTTCTTCACGATCGGCGTCGCGTTGCTGGGATTTGCGGTGGCGATTGTTCTTGGCGTTGCGTTCGCCGTCGCGATCGTCGAATGGCCGCTGCTCGACCAGTTGCTTTTTCCGCTGTTCGTCGCGCTGAATAGTGTCCCCAAGGTCGCGATCGCGCCGTTGTTCATCATCTGGTTCGGCACCGGTGCCGAACCAAAAATCGCCATTGCATCCCTGATCGCGATTTTCGCGATCGTGATCGATACCGCGCTCGGCCTTCGCTCGGTGCCGCCGGATCAGCTCGATCTGGCGAAGGCGTTGCGGGGGTCGCGGTTGAAGGTGCTTCTGCGCATCAAGATGTATTGTGCGCTGCCGCACATGTTCGCCGGCTTCAAAGTCGCGCTGTCGTTGTCGCTGGTGGGTGCGATCGTCGGTGAATTCGTCTCGTCGCAAAAAGGCCTGGGTTTTGCGATTTTGACAGCGCAGGGCTCGTTCGATACGCCGCGCGTGTTTGCTGCGATTTTCATTCTGTCGGTGCTCGGCGTCGGACTGATCGGCGCGCTCGATTTTGTCGAGCGGCTTGCGTTGCCTTGGCACTACAAGAATCGGCAGGCGAGCGGTCATTGA
- a CDS encoding FAD-dependent oxidoreductase, whose product MTWRSAILLESLRHDGVTGVEVDGIPVALYKLGDQVYATHGICTHALAFLSDGFVEGGRIECPLHQGLFDIRSGKALCAPLTEDVKTYAVKVEDGTVFVDLDSPAIAAQTTLPTDDTALPSATAERAGGIAAHARTGERCLIVGAGQAAAAAIRAMRAAGYEGAVDLVGAERHLPYERPPLSKGVLLGHTRPDACARLRSADLEDLRVTAHLDRRVSAIDAQARIATLDDGRTLAYSALLIATGGQPRRLTIPGAELPGVMYLRTLEDAAAIGDVIRKAKAVAIIGGGFIGMELASVAAELGLSAIVLEREAELMARVMPAPLGRAFRRLAETHGVTVRTSTSVEAIERIDGRLVVKTSGESVAADIALVGIGLEPDTALAAAAGCDVQGGIVVDAQGRTGVPGIWAAGDCALHHAEINGRRGRLESWHNAEQQGAAAGRAIAGASTDTEAPAQPWFWTDQFGLNVQILGVAAPHHSVARSGEDGVAGTVYRTFDPASGRLTSVVAFSSPQAIRSARIELECLTPFDPAAAAAVVLDQPHDNKGDIMNAQAKLSAHASPEDKAKTYVWPPEGLTRIPDWVYTDEFIYQREVERIFHGRSWNFVALEDEVRNPGDFIRSHVGPTPVVVSRAEDGTIHVFENRCLHRAAEFCRELHGNAKEFVCPYHQWSYDLKGNLAGVPFRRGVNGAGGMPADFKTSEHGLKRLTVTTHRGVVFASYCADMEPLADYLGPEILAEFEATFDGRIPRVLGHYRHSLPGNWKLYHENLKDPYHATLLHTFLVTFGLLVAGNKSLMLADATGRHGVMASAKSDASKIAADTKKEMRAYKEGMSLSDPRFMDFVDEFKSPWSVTMMTLWPNMIIQREMNTLGIRQIVPTGPNEFIMKWTMFGFEGDDEEMTRHRLRQGNLMGPAGFLGLEDNEAIKFVQDGMISVPNGEHMVELDPGNMGTADTLISEAAIRGMYRYWREVMAL is encoded by the coding sequence ATGACATGGCGTTCCGCCATTTTGCTGGAGTCATTACGCCACGACGGTGTGACCGGCGTCGAAGTCGACGGCATTCCAGTCGCTCTTTATAAGCTTGGCGATCAGGTCTACGCGACCCATGGGATTTGCACCCATGCGCTGGCCTTCCTCTCCGATGGATTTGTCGAAGGCGGCAGGATCGAATGTCCGCTGCATCAGGGACTGTTTGATATTCGCTCCGGCAAGGCGCTTTGCGCGCCGCTGACGGAAGATGTCAAAACCTATGCAGTGAAGGTCGAGGACGGCACGGTATTTGTCGACCTGGATTCGCCGGCGATAGCAGCGCAAACGACGTTGCCCACGGATGACACAGCGCTGCCGAGCGCGACCGCTGAAAGGGCAGGCGGCATTGCTGCACACGCGCGCACTGGCGAACGGTGTCTCATTGTGGGGGCGGGGCAGGCGGCTGCCGCGGCCATCCGCGCCATGCGTGCGGCCGGTTATGAAGGGGCTGTCGATCTCGTCGGCGCCGAGCGTCATCTTCCCTACGAGCGCCCGCCTTTGTCCAAAGGCGTGTTGCTTGGGCACACCCGTCCGGATGCTTGTGCGCGTCTGCGTTCCGCGGATCTGGAAGATCTTCGCGTGACCGCGCATCTGGACAGGCGCGTGTCGGCTATCGATGCGCAGGCGCGTATTGCCACGCTCGACGATGGGCGGACGCTCGCCTACAGCGCATTGCTGATCGCGACAGGTGGCCAGCCCCGCCGCCTGACCATTCCGGGGGCGGAACTGCCGGGCGTCATGTACCTGCGCACGCTTGAGGACGCCGCCGCGATCGGCGATGTCATCCGCAAGGCAAAAGCGGTCGCCATCATTGGTGGCGGCTTTATCGGCATGGAATTGGCCTCGGTGGCGGCCGAACTGGGTCTGTCCGCAATCGTGCTGGAGCGCGAAGCCGAACTGATGGCCCGGGTGATGCCGGCGCCGCTGGGCCGCGCGTTCCGGCGGCTGGCGGAAACACATGGCGTCACCGTTCGCACCTCGACGTCGGTTGAGGCGATTGAACGGATCGATGGGCGGCTTGTCGTCAAAACTTCCGGTGAATCGGTTGCTGCCGACATCGCGCTCGTCGGCATCGGACTGGAACCGGACACCGCGCTGGCGGCCGCCGCCGGTTGCGATGTGCAGGGCGGCATTGTCGTCGATGCGCAAGGCCGCACCGGCGTGCCCGGCATCTGGGCGGCGGGCGATTGCGCGCTCCACCACGCTGAGATCAACGGCCGGCGCGGGCGTCTGGAAAGCTGGCACAATGCCGAGCAGCAGGGCGCCGCCGCCGGACGCGCCATAGCTGGCGCATCGACCGATACGGAAGCTCCGGCGCAGCCCTGGTTCTGGACGGATCAGTTCGGCCTCAACGTTCAAATCCTGGGTGTCGCTGCCCCGCATCATTCCGTTGCCCGCAGCGGCGAGGATGGCGTGGCGGGCACGGTCTACCGAACGTTCGATCCGGCATCGGGCCGACTGACATCGGTCGTCGCCTTTTCGTCGCCGCAGGCCATCCGCTCGGCGCGAATCGAACTGGAATGTTTGACGCCGTTTGATCCGGCCGCTGCGGCTGCCGTCGTTCTCGATCAGCCGCATGACAACAAGGGAGATATCATGAACGCGCAGGCCAAGCTCTCGGCGCATGCTTCACCCGAAGACAAGGCCAAGACGTATGTCTGGCCTCCGGAGGGGCTGACGCGGATCCCCGACTGGGTCTACACCGACGAGTTCATTTATCAACGCGAAGTCGAGCGGATCTTTCACGGCCGTTCATGGAATTTTGTCGCGCTGGAAGACGAAGTGCGCAATCCCGGCGACTTCATTCGCTCGCATGTCGGGCCGACGCCGGTCGTTGTATCGCGCGCCGAAGACGGCACCATCCACGTCTTTGAAAACCGTTGCCTGCATCGCGCCGCCGAATTCTGCCGCGAACTGCATGGCAACGCCAAGGAGTTCGTCTGCCCCTATCACCAGTGGTCCTACGATCTGAAGGGCAATCTGGCCGGAGTGCCGTTCCGGCGCGGCGTCAACGGCGCGGGCGGCATGCCGGCGGATTTCAAGACCTCGGAACATGGCTTGAAGCGGCTGACGGTCACCACCCATCGTGGCGTGGTGTTCGCATCATACTGCGCCGATATGGAGCCGCTCGCCGACTATCTCGGGCCCGAGATTCTCGCAGAATTCGAGGCGACCTTCGACGGCCGCATTCCGCGCGTGCTCGGTCATTATCGCCACAGCCTGCCGGGCAACTGGAAACTGTATCACGAGAATCTCAAGGACCCCTATCACGCCACCCTGTTGCATACCTTTCTGGTGACGTTCGGCCTTCTCGTCGCCGGCAACAAATCCCTGATGCTGGCGGACGCGACCGGGCGTCATGGCGTGATGGCATCGGCAAAATCCGACGCCAGCAAGATTGCCGCCGACACCAAAAAGGAAATGCGCGCCTACAAGGAAGGGATGTCGCTGTCCGATCCGCGCTTCATGGATTTCGTCGACGAGTTCAAGAGCCCGTGGTCGGTGACCATGATGACGCTGTGGCCGAACATGATCATCCAGCGCGAGATGAACACGCTCGGCATTCGCCAGATCGTGCCGACCGGCCCGAACGAATTCATCATGAAATGGACGATGTTCGGCTTCGAGGGCGACGACGAGGAGATGACGCGTCATCGGCTGCGGCAGGGCAATCTGATGGGGCCTGCCGGCTTCCTTGGTCTGGAAGACAACGAAGCCATCAAGTTCGTGCAGGACGGCATGATTTCCGTGCCGAACGGCGAGCATATGGTCGAGCTCGATCCCGGCAACATGGGAACCGCCGATACGCTGATTTCGGAGGCCGCCATCCGCGGCATGTATCGATATTGGCGCGAGGTGATGGCGCTGTGA
- a CDS encoding aromatic-ring-hydroxylating dioxygenase subunit beta, with protein sequence MSLAIDMKSRQPDTRDARIERILLRAEIEQFNAVYGMALDDQRLSDWSEMFTEDASYVVLSRENHDRGMPVGLIYCENRAMIRDRAFALEKTAMFAPRYLRHFVSNTQVIGIDPDGSIRASANYLLLQVLFDRPDATLHQVGVYHDIFRSGSDGLKLAKRHCVYDNLLVPNALCLPV encoded by the coding sequence ATGTCGCTTGCAATTGACATGAAATCACGACAACCGGACACCAGAGACGCGCGTATCGAGCGCATCTTGCTCCGTGCAGAGATCGAGCAATTCAACGCGGTCTACGGGATGGCGCTGGACGATCAGCGGCTGTCCGATTGGAGCGAGATGTTCACCGAGGACGCCAGCTATGTCGTTCTCTCGCGCGAAAATCACGATCGCGGCATGCCGGTCGGGCTGATTTACTGCGAAAACCGGGCGATGATCCGCGATCGCGCCTTCGCGCTGGAAAAAACCGCGATGTTCGCGCCGCGTTACCTGCGACATTTCGTCAGCAATACGCAGGTGATCGGTATCGACCCGGACGGGTCGATTCGTGCGAGCGCGAATTATCTGCTGTTGCAGGTGTTGTTCGACCGCCCGGACGCGACGCTGCATCAGGTCGGGGTCTATCACGATATTTTTCGTAGCGGTTCGGACGGATTGAAGCTGGCCAAACGCCATTGCGTCTACGACAATCTGCTGGTCCCGAACGCGCTGTGCCTGCCGGTTTGA
- a CDS encoding xanthine dehydrogenase family protein molybdopterin-binding subunit, giving the protein MSETTSSAEGIGARVLRKEDARHLRGRGQFVGDLFMAGLQEVAFLRSPLAHARIVSRTRPPDHDHAIFFLDDLKGVAPIVTRSSIPGYKVSEYPVLAREKVRFVGEPVAMCVSKNRAAAEDLTELVEVDYDELPTIVSCDSGRKADAVQLHDSWGDNLFLETSFDSGIDAIAATAPVVVDLDVSCARQTMHPLEGKGVLAFWDYRAGQLVVHTSTQVPHLIRAGLSECLGLPQAVIRVIAPDVGGGFGYKCLLQPEEIAVAWLAVTYKTPFRWTEDRREHLVAGANARQHHYKIKAYADKRGKLLGLDAEISVDTGAYSVWPFTACLEAAQAGGNLPGPYHLAAYRAKVFSVATNKPPFAPYRGVARPGVCFAMEQTIDAIAKAVGREAWEVRAENLVAASAMPYTNITNKHYDSGDYPGALLEAKEMIGLDAFRAGARRDALGRYLGVGFASYTEQSAHGTKVFAAWGLPLVPGFDQAFVKLTPDGALEVRSGIHTIGQGLETTLAQIAGEVTGVPYKDIRVTLGDTATTPFSTGAYASRGIVMTGGAVGRAAEVVALRIKAIAAHLLQVEPAAVAFKDGRISAGQASVSYEDVGRAWYIRPDQLPDNVDRGGLEATEGYKPLVDGGVFSYASHAARVAVDPETGLVEILDYAIVEDCGKMVNPMIVEGQTYGGAAQGVGTALFEESPYDDNGQPLASTLLDYILPGPVELPKFRIAHRETLSPYSKFGIKGVGEGGAIAPPAAIINAINDALAPLNAILRDAPASPTRILAAIAAAKAAAAPQVGGRVGA; this is encoded by the coding sequence GTGAGCGAAACCACATCTTCCGCGGAAGGCATCGGCGCCCGCGTTCTGCGCAAGGAAGATGCGCGGCATTTGCGCGGCCGCGGCCAGTTTGTCGGTGATCTGTTCATGGCGGGATTGCAGGAGGTGGCGTTTCTTCGCAGTCCGCTCGCGCATGCGCGTATTGTGTCGCGGACGCGCCCCCCCGACCATGACCATGCGATCTTCTTTCTTGACGATCTGAAGGGCGTTGCTCCCATTGTCACCCGCTCGTCCATTCCCGGTTATAAGGTTTCGGAATATCCGGTTTTAGCCCGGGAAAAGGTAAGATTCGTCGGCGAGCCCGTCGCCATGTGCGTGAGCAAAAATCGCGCGGCGGCTGAGGATCTGACGGAACTCGTCGAGGTCGACTATGACGAACTGCCGACTATCGTCTCCTGCGACAGCGGGCGCAAGGCCGACGCGGTGCAATTGCACGACAGTTGGGGCGACAATCTCTTTCTCGAAACGTCTTTCGACAGTGGCATCGATGCGATCGCAGCAACGGCACCGGTCGTCGTCGACCTCGACGTCTCTTGCGCACGCCAGACCATGCATCCGCTGGAAGGCAAGGGTGTCCTTGCGTTCTGGGACTATCGGGCCGGGCAACTCGTCGTTCACACCTCGACCCAGGTGCCGCATCTCATTCGCGCCGGCCTTTCGGAATGTCTGGGGCTGCCACAGGCCGTGATTCGCGTGATCGCGCCCGATGTCGGCGGCGGTTTCGGATACAAATGCCTGTTGCAGCCGGAAGAAATCGCGGTGGCGTGGCTGGCCGTGACCTACAAGACGCCGTTTCGCTGGACCGAGGATCGCCGCGAGCATCTGGTCGCCGGCGCCAATGCGCGCCAGCATCACTACAAGATCAAGGCCTACGCCGATAAGCGCGGCAAATTGCTGGGGCTCGATGCTGAAATTTCGGTCGACACCGGCGCCTATTCGGTCTGGCCGTTCACCGCCTGTCTCGAGGCGGCGCAGGCCGGCGGCAATTTGCCGGGGCCATACCATCTGGCCGCCTATCGGGCCAAAGTGTTCTCCGTCGCCACCAACAAGCCGCCATTTGCGCCGTATCGCGGCGTTGCACGGCCGGGCGTTTGCTTCGCCATGGAGCAAACGATCGATGCCATCGCCAAAGCCGTCGGCCGCGAGGCGTGGGAAGTGCGCGCCGAAAACCTGGTGGCCGCCAGCGCCATGCCCTACACCAACATCACCAACAAGCATTACGATTCCGGCGACTATCCGGGCGCGCTGCTTGAAGCAAAGGAGATGATCGGCCTGGATGCATTTCGCGCCGGTGCGCGCCGCGACGCGCTCGGTCGATATCTTGGCGTCGGCTTCGCCAGCTACACCGAGCAGTCCGCGCACGGCACGAAAGTGTTCGCCGCGTGGGGGCTTCCCCTGGTGCCGGGCTTTGATCAGGCCTTCGTCAAGCTGACGCCCGATGGCGCGCTCGAAGTGCGCTCGGGCATTCACACTATCGGTCAGGGGCTGGAGACGACGCTGGCGCAGATCGCGGGCGAAGTGACCGGCGTACCCTACAAGGACATTCGCGTGACGCTGGGCGATACTGCGACGACGCCGTTTTCAACCGGGGCCTATGCGTCGCGCGGCATCGTGATGACGGGTGGCGCAGTTGGCCGCGCGGCCGAAGTTGTCGCCCTGCGCATCAAGGCCATCGCCGCGCATTTGCTGCAGGTCGAGCCGGCCGCCGTGGCATTCAAGGACGGACGCATCTCTGCCGGCCAGGCCAGCGTGTCCTACGAAGACGTCGGCCGCGCCTGGTATATCCGCCCGGATCAGTTGCCGGATAATGTCGATCGCGGTGGGCTGGAGGCAACCGAGGGCTATAAGCCGCTGGTGGATGGCGGGGTGTTTTCCTACGCCAGTCACGCGGCCCGTGTTGCCGTCGATCCGGAAACCGGTCTCGTGGAGATCCTCGACTACGCCATCGTCGAAGATTGCGGAAAGATGGTTAATCCAATGATCGTCGAGGGCCAGACCTATGGCGGCGCGGCGCAGGGGGTCGGCACCGCCCTGTTCGAAGAAAGCCCCTACGACGATAACGGTCAGCCGCTGGCATCCACACTGCTTGACTACATTTTACCCGGTCCGGTGGAGTTGCCGAAATTCCGCATCGCGCATCGGGAGACGCTGTCGCCTTATTCCAAGTTCGGCATCAAGGGGGTCGGCGAGGGCGGTGCCATCGCGCCGCCGGCCGCGATCATCAACGCCATCAACGATGCGCTGGCGCCGCTGAATGCGATCTTGCGCGATGCGCCGGCATCGCCGACGCGGATTCTCGCGGCGATCGCAGCCGCCAAGGCCGCAGCCGCGCCACAGGTTGGCGGCAGGGTCGGCGCATGA
- a CDS encoding xanthine dehydrogenase family protein subunit M, which produces MKSAAFDYKRARTLLEAAEFLAAGNGDAKILAGGQSLAPMLNLRLARPRILIDIKRAEGLRELTGDDKVMSIGAGWTHAEIEDGVFEDPTRGLMSYVARGIAYRAVRNRGTIGGSLAHADPAADWISTMAALGATMVSRGADGGRRRFSADTFLAGAFQTRLGANDVLIAIEAPRLSEKAGWGYYKICRKSGEFANAIGVAIFDPKSGLSRVLAGATDGPPVLLPKTAKVLADKGASAAVDIVDAEIATVLFGHDAAGRQLHATAVRRALGALAVKSDH; this is translated from the coding sequence ATGAAGTCCGCAGCATTCGACTACAAGCGTGCCCGCACGTTGCTGGAGGCTGCGGAATTTCTCGCAGCTGGCAACGGCGACGCGAAAATTCTTGCAGGGGGCCAGTCCCTGGCACCGATGCTTAATCTGCGGCTTGCGCGCCCGCGCATCCTGATCGATATCAAGCGCGCCGAAGGTTTGCGCGAACTCACCGGCGACGATAAGGTCATGTCTATCGGCGCGGGCTGGACCCATGCCGAGATCGAGGACGGGGTATTTGAAGACCCGACGCGTGGATTGATGTCGTATGTCGCGCGCGGCATCGCCTACCGCGCTGTGCGCAATCGGGGTACGATCGGCGGCAGCCTCGCTCATGCCGATCCCGCGGCCGACTGGATTTCGACTATGGCGGCGCTGGGGGCGACCATGGTGTCGCGGGGCGCCGACGGCGGCAGACGCCGCTTCTCTGCCGATACGTTTCTGGCGGGCGCTTTCCAAACCAGGCTGGGCGCAAACGATGTGCTGATTGCCATTGAGGCGCCGCGGCTCTCGGAAAAGGCCGGATGGGGTTATTACAAGATCTGTCGCAAGAGCGGCGAGTTCGCCAACGCGATCGGCGTTGCCATTTTTGATCCGAAAAGTGGATTGAGCCGCGTTCTCGCAGGTGCGACGGACGGTCCGCCGGTGCTGCTCCCGAAGACGGCGAAAGTGCTGGCGGACAAAGGCGCATCCGCCGCCGTCGACATCGTTGACGCTGAGATCGCAACGGTGCTGTTCGGCCACGATGCCGCCGGCCGGCAGTTGCATGCCACCGCGGTGCGCCGCGCTCTCGGTGCGCTCGCCGTCAAATCGGATCATTGA